The proteins below are encoded in one region of Pseudonocardia sp. DSM 110487:
- a CDS encoding TRAP transporter small permease encodes MTALKKALDRGLAAVCVVLFAALVLDVSWQVFARQVLGSPSGWSEELAKYLFIWLGLFAAALVFGERGHVAMDVVVRRLPRRAQVVLAIAVQLAILTFTGLALLWGGFLVSQLAWNQNLTGLPITVGPLYLALPISGALIAFYTLFHLVQILTGAERPVEDTDLELV; translated from the coding sequence ATGACCGCGCTCAAGAAAGCTCTCGACCGCGGGCTGGCCGCGGTGTGCGTGGTGCTGTTCGCCGCGCTCGTGCTCGACGTGTCGTGGCAGGTGTTCGCCCGGCAGGTCCTCGGCAGCCCGAGCGGCTGGTCGGAGGAACTGGCCAAGTACCTGTTCATCTGGCTGGGCCTGTTCGCGGCCGCGCTCGTGTTCGGCGAGCGGGGCCACGTCGCAATGGACGTGGTGGTGCGCCGGCTGCCGCGGAGGGCACAGGTGGTGCTGGCGATCGCCGTCCAGCTGGCGATCCTGACCTTCACCGGGCTGGCGCTGCTGTGGGGCGGGTTCCTGGTGTCGCAGCTGGCCTGGAACCAGAACCTGACCGGCCTGCCGATCACGGTCGGCCCGCTCTACCTCGCCCTGCCGATCAGCGGCGCCTTGATCGCCTTCTACACCCTCTTCCACCTGGTGCAGATCCTCACCGGCGCCGAGCGCCCGGTGGAGGACACCGACCTCGAGCTCGTCTAG